The sequence below is a genomic window from Macrobrachium nipponense isolate FS-2020 chromosome 40, ASM1510439v2, whole genome shotgun sequence.
TATGGTACTAGTCAAGGCCCTATGGGATATGGCCAGGGCCAAGGGAATTTCAACAGGCCACAAGGGTCGGGTAATCAAGGGAATTATAATCAGGAGACTGAAAGAGGCAACTTTAATCAAGGCCCAGGTCATGGTGGGTTCAGTCAGGGACCCAAGCGAAATGTTTTCAATAGTGGTCCAGGTCAGAGTGATACAGAAGGTCCAGGAAATAGAGGCTTTAACCAGGGTCCAGAGCAAGATAATATTCAAGGACCTGGTAGAGGTGGATTTAACCAAGGTCAAGGAAGAGGCGGTTTTAATCAGAATCGTGTAGAAAAGGATGAACAAGATTCAGAGGGATGTGGTGATGATTATTATAATCAAGGGCCTGAAAGAGGTGGTTTTAAGCAGGGACCTGACCGTGGCGGCTACAGTCAAGGCACAAATCGTGGTGGGATTAATCAAGGGACAGATCAAAGTGATTTTGGGAAAGGGCCAGATAGAGACAGTTTTTGCCCAGGTCCAGATAGTAGTGGATATAACCAAGGATCTAATCGTGGTGGATATGGCATTGGCTCTGACCGAGGTTGGTTTTAGTCAAGGTCGTTCTGGTTTTAATCAAGGGCCAGATAGAGGATTTCAACAAGGACCGGGTAGAGGTACATTTAATCAAGGTCCTGGTCGGGGAGGCTTTAATCAGAGATCTGATGGAGGTAATTTCAGTCAGGGCCCAGACTCTGATTCATATAATCAGATGGGATTAGATCAAGGTGGTTTTAACCAGGGACCAAATCGTGGAGGATTTAAACCAAGGTCAAAATCGTGGCTTCAATCAAGGTATGGGACGAGGCGGACCAAACCAAGGATTTGGTGGAATGAATCAGGGACCAGAAACAGAGAGGCTTTGGCCCTAGCGTGAGGGGTGGAAATGATCGAGGACAGTCGGATAAGCAGGAAAGCAATAATAACGAGTTTGGACCAGGAATGGGAGGGCCGAGGTAGTGGAGTGAATAGGGGTGGATTCGATTCTAGTATGGGTAGAGGACGTGGTAATTTTGAAGAGTTCACTAATGACCAGAAAAATTTCAGAGGTCCAAATCAAAGGGGAGGATTTGATGGTCCTCCTCCAGGGATGAATCGAGATGAAAGTGAGGGTTTCGATGATAAAATGAATCAAGGAATGGCTGGAAGAGGTGGTTTCCAGGGGCAGAGGGGAGGATTTGGTCGAGGAGGATTTGATTCGTCTGGGTTTGGTCCAGGTGGAATGGGTGATAGAAGTGACATTGGAAATTATGACCAAAGTGGCAGAGGAAGGGGAATTGATAGTAGTGGGCGAGGGCGGGGAGGCTTAGACCAAGGTGGCAGAGGAAGAGGATTTGATCCTAATGGAAAGGGGTCAGGGTAATTTTGAACCCGGTGTTGGATTTGGTTCAGGCCTAAGAGGTCGAGGAGGGTTTGACCAAACACGTGGAGGTGGTAGAAGGAGTTTTGATCAAAGAAATTTCCCTGGGGACAACTGGCAACCAGAGGAACAAGAAGGGATGGACTGGAGCAACATAGACAGGTAAATACAACTTAATTCTTAACAGTTCCTCACCATAGTATGTCACTTGTAATCCCATCATCTCTTGGTCTTTTTCCATAACTTCCCATGATCTGCTGTCATACAACTATGATGTAAGTAATTTTCTTCATTAAACATTTCTTTTCGTCATCTCAGTACATGCTATTTTAATTTCGTCTTCCAAGACCCAGTACCAGATCATGGAGTTTTGCAAAATTCCTGGTTATCTCTTgcttccattttttcattatacatAATTATGTTCTTCACGTTTCCTTAGTAGTATATAATCATTGCTCTATAtacagcaatattattattattattattat
It includes:
- the LOC135212187 gene encoding spidroin-2-like; translation: MLKNKLEQFSRRIVHSPKRHPLSLSGSGNDTSTKNTTNDDPNTQQQQQSSPQTTAAPSQEKSDQVNKSGNANWPSGVQRQGANQGGQGDWMPNNWQWGQVKLFLFGISLLGISLLGKSKFCVGGYNQGFGPGGYGQPPGGPAGYGSGPPPGLGPYNQPPGPGGFGPPQGPGAYNQGPASFNQGQGPGDYGTSQGPMGYGQGQGNFNRPQGSGNQGNYNQETERGNFNQGPGHGGFSQGPKRNVFNSGPGQSDTEGPGNRGFNQGPEQDNIQGPGRGGFNQGQGRGGFNQNRVEKDEQDSEGCGDDYYNQGPERGGFKQGPDRGGYSQGTNRGGINQGTDQSDFGKGPDRDSFCPGPDSSGYNQGSNRGGYGIGSDRGWF